The Glutamicibacter mishrai DNA window CTCTCGAACATTACGAGGCCCATGACTCTAAGCTCGTCCTCGCGAGTTTGGTAGCTTTCCTGCATCCCATCACGGTTGAAGATCATGCTGTTGTCCAAATAGATCTTCAAAACGCCCTCTTTGGGAGACTCCCACGAGGTCATCAGATTGTAGGGATACAGAAATCCTCGGGTGGATTTGATGCCGGAATTGTCTTTCCACATCTGAATCTTGGAGTCCGCCCACTCCTGTCCAGTCAATGCCGAATCGGTGGGTTCAGTAGACGCCGGTGCGATAGAATTTTCGGCAAGTTCAGTCTCAGGATTTGTGGCTGCGACGGTTGGGTTAGCTGGAGCGCTCGCTGATTTTACCGGCTCTGCAGTCGGCGTAGGGCTTTCGGACGCGCTGCATCCGTTCATCAAAAGGGCCATAACGGACAAGGCAATGAAACTTCGGATGCGCAAAAGTTGCTCCTAGTAGAGTGGTGAATTTTCAGTCTATTAGGGCGTCTGCGCTAAAAGCTATCTATTAGAGAAACCGAGCGAAAATTCTCACGGAGCCATGCTCGAAATCAGATCCCTCGCTCAGGCCCATTGACTCATAAAATGCGCGTTGGCCCGGCTCGTCATCGGTAATGAGCACGAACTGGCGCAGGTGCTCGAATCGTTTTCGGACGGCTGAGAACAGTTCTCGTCCTGCTCCAGTGCGCTGGGCTTGCGGGTGGACGAGGATGTCTTGAAGGTAGCAAATGGTCGCGTCATCAGATATTGCGCGGGCCAATCCAATGAGCTGGTGGTCATCGTAGTAGGCATAAACAAGGAAATCCGAGTTGGCGTGCGCTCTGGCCAAAACGTCAGGTTGGTCGGTATAGGCGCTCCAGCCAACCGAATCGTAGAGGGCGATGATCTGT harbors:
- a CDS encoding GNAT family N-acetyltransferase → MEISTTKVPTHEQIIALYDSVGWSAYTDQPDVLARAHANSDFLVYAYYDDHQLIGLARAISDDATICYLQDILVHPQAQRTGAGRELFSAVRKRFEHLRQFVLITDDEPGQRAFYESMGLSEGSDFEHGSVRIFARFL